Within the Osmerus eperlanus chromosome 10, fOsmEpe2.1, whole genome shotgun sequence genome, the region CCGGTGAGTAACCACTGTATACTGTGCATTTTCATTATTACACAGCAGAGTCGGATAATTAGCTAGGTAGGCTACCATACGAATCTTAGAAGTGGTGTACTTGCAGCAACGCTAGCTTCACTGAAGTGTATTGTTCCCATGTCTCTTCCTAGACCACCAGCATAAGTGTAGCGTCAATTCTCCTGAAAAGGAGATTTCCCCAGAACAGCAGCATGGTGAATTGAAGTGGTGCTTCAGTTCAGTGAAGGAGGAACCAAAGGCCCCACAAGTAAAAGAAGAAAACGAGGAAGTTCTAATCAGTCCAGGAAAACATAATCAAGGGCTGGAGGTTGACACTCAGGAGTTCATATTGAGTCAAACGTCTGTGAGAAGTGAGGACCAAATTACACCCCCATGCAGAACTCTGGAGAAAAGTGAAGAAGATCTGCCTGGCACACCAACCAACCAAACTAAAACAGAGCTTGCATGCAAGCTGGATTCCATAAAGTTGTTGCAGTCAAAACCACACACTGCTCCTTATACATGTAAGATTTGTGAAAAGGCTTTTCATTATAAAGGTAACTTGGTCAGACATGTCCAATTGCATGCCAATGatgcaaaatgtatttgtggtgTTTGCGGTGAATCCTTCCTACAGAGCTCTGAATTGAAATCCCACATACAATTCCACAATACTTTACAGTACAGACTTGATGGCAAACCACATTTCTGTAAAGTTTGTGGTAGAGGATTTAATAAAAGGGGATGTTTGAATGTGCACATGAGGAGCCACATGGGAGGGAAATCATTTTCCTGTCATGTGTGTGGTAAAGGATTTGCCTCCAGAGGAAACTTGGCAGAACATGTTAGGACCCATACTGGGGGAAAAATGTATAACTGTAATGATTGTAACAAGAGGTTTACGAAGTGTACACACAGAGTGAAACTATATTGCTGTCATATGTGTGGAAAAGAGGTCTATACCAGTGAGGACTTGAAAAAGCACATGGTAATCCACATTGGTGAAAAGCCATATTCTTGTCAGGTTTGTGGTAAAGGAGTCAGTTCCAGCACAAACCTGGACAAACACATGAAAATCcacacaagaaaatgaattttaCTCAGAAGGGGTGCAGGTCCTAGTATGATTTAGAAGGAAATAAAAACATTGCAGTGGAATAATGTGCCCAATGTTGTATGTTTATGTCCTTTTTCCAACAAGAGAAAAGGAGTAAATTAATTTGCTTTTAATTACAATTCCAGTTCATTTATCCCCATGAAGTACTTTGTTTACATGTGACAAATACCCCCAAATTTGTTTTCAGGAACATTTTATACCAGCCAATCAATGTTATCTAGGTCACAACAGGCACACATTTAAAAGTTAGGGTAAGAGTAGTTAAGTAATTAATTGTGGTCTAGTAAAGAGGCCTGTGTTGTTTTAGTAGCATTTTTAGGTCTGAGGAATAATGTTCACTGGTATTCAGTGTAGGTCTGAATGTTAAATCCAGAGGGTTTGTTTTTGCACCTTACTGAGGTCTGCCATTCTGCCTTAAATCTTAAAATGGGAGCATTGTATTGTCTGTAAGTTTTGAgtcacatctttttttttttactttgatgtaACTGATATGACAGATTTTAAGATGATGTTTCACTAGTAAATAGAACTATAGCTTTACATGCAGGATGTTATATTTACAATGTGTTTAAATGTGGCATGCTTTGTCAATTCAGTAAATACATTCCCATGTTACTGTGTCTATCAGGGTTTTCCTCATACAAAATGTAGTTACAGAATTGGCTCAGAAGTGAGTCCACAGAAGCACAAAAGTAAGAAAAGCATGACATGAAAacccccttaacccttgtgttatcttcgggtcattctgacccatcagtcattgtgacccaccgtcgtattgcgacagatttaccgcatacaaagacaaagtgaagcattttcttttaaccgttgggctgtctcagaccccccacattgcaaaggttaaaagaaaattattttaatttgtttttgtattgggtaaaattgggtaaacacaacgatggttcgttatgaacctttgggtcatgtgacccgaaggcagcacgagggttaacccaaGCCTGACACCAGACACTTCTGGTTCTGGAAAGATTTGATAGACATGAGCAAAAAAGGACTGTTAGACAGAGGAATGCCAGCACACACGCTCATGTGTACATCATCATCACACTCATGTACATGTTTACTACACTCTGTAGAGCAAAAAAGGGCATAATGACAATATTTGGGAATGGGCACTCATGTCTTTACATAGTAGGGATGCTGTATTACCACTAGATGTCATCGTTTCTAGTTTTCATTGTAATCCAGTTGACCTGAACCTATAGAGTTGCTTTCATGCAACAAAAAAGAACATAAATACAGGGCATGCTGCCCTTCACATTTTAGGCACAGATCATGTTAGTTTGAGTATCTTAATTGGATTTCAAATTAAcggtggtgttagggttagttttCGAATTACCATACCAAATTGATTAAGAAcctgaataaaaaaaatacaattgtgTCAAAATACATATGATTATAAAGTGTACTCTTTTGTGGGACAGAAAAATATGTGCACCTCTTTTAGGGGTATGGTGGTACTAAAGCTGTTACTGGTCAAGGCTTGGTGACTGCTCACAGCTTTGTGAATCCACTAGAGTGTGTCATTTGGAGGTAGCTACGCAAGCTGTGAGTCGTCTAGTCGATTAGAATAATCACCAATAATTTTCCAGGTAAGTTTAACTTTACTTTGGTTTGAAGTATCAATTTACTTTTGGTGGATCGTTTTAGAAGACACCAAGTTGCCAGGTAGGTCCTTAAgatgattaacccttgtgctgccttcgggtcacatgacccaaaggttcataacgaaccatcgttgtgtttaccaaattttacccaatacaaaaacaaataaaaatcattttcttttaaccttcgcaatgtggagggtctgagacagcccgacggttaaaagaaaatgcttcactttgtttttgtatgcggtaaagttgtcacaatacgacggtgggtaacaatgactgatgggtcagaatgacccgaagagaacacaagggttaagtgccttgcacaAATCATTCAGAGGTGCATACATTTCAATGAAATGTGTGGTCTAAGAACACACATTTTAAAGATTCATCTTCAGGACCACTTCACTTGTGCCACTCTGGCTTGACTGAGTGATGCAAGTGTGGCTCAGTGTGAAAAATGAAGTGATGATTGTACGTGGCTGGGAGCTAATCAGTGCAGTGACAGCCTCATTTTGAGCTAAATCTTCACAAAAGAGTTTCCATTGGACATCTACTTCCAGCTGTGATGTTTAGAGGTCTATAACTATAGTTACAAGATGATTCGGTGAACAGTTACTATACATCATACAAACAGTTAGAGCCCACATCAGTTACAACCAAAGTATTCCAGAACTGGCAAGAACTGTTGTTGCCCTCTATATGATAAAAGCACAATGAAAGTCCTGGAAGAAATGTAGTAGACTTTCTAACATACAGTAGAGTTATTATTTTAATCCTCAAGTCTCTCTGGCTTCAGCAGGTGTTGGACAGGTCATTGCGATGAACATGGGCTTGGATCACAGGCTTATCCAGCCTGTAATCCTACTCCAACCTAAGTGAAACAAAACAGCTGACACTAGTCAAGATTTCCAATGTTTAGTTCTCAGTCAACCGTTCACATCTTCATGGCGATGGTTGTCAGGTAGAGGAAGTACAAAGGAGGTTCAGGATTACATTACCAAAACATGTTAAACACAAGATTTTAGGTAAGAAATTGAAATAGCCATAGGGTGTATAAACCAAATCCTGGTTTAAATATGTTGGCATGTCTATTTCTATTACTTATGCACTTATTTTGAGCTCTGTCAAAAAGATGCCTTGCACATGTTTAGAAAATGAAATAGATGAGTATATTTCAATTGAGTCTGGAATCCATGTGGCAACATTCTTTGGCCAATGTAATAACATGTAGCACAATACCAGCGCTGATTATCTGACAGAGTTGAACAGTTTTATAAATCAAGCATATGAAAAGAGCTTATTGTACACATACTACAATTCCAGTACATATCTCATAATTTACTATTGACGCTTCTGCCCCACCTTGTGTCACCATGTTACCACAAAGCTGTGTAACATAgcatatgtaaatatgtatgcATTGTGAGGTAACATTGGCCATTCTACTTTCAACAAAGTATAGATTTTAGTCCTTGAAATATGTATGCATTGCAGAACATAATTTAATATAAATCTCAAGCATCACAACACTATCTTATTAGCTGTCAATCATGAAAGCTGATAATAACAAACAATTTTTTTTCGCTGTACGGACAGTATGGAATACTTGGCTGACATATCAGAGTCTGTGGTAGTAAACTAGTAGGCCTACCAAACCATCCTACCCTTGTTGCCGACGTTTGCTGTACATATGTAGCTTATTTCTCCTGGCTAAGTTTCTAATGAACTTCATGGAAAACAACAAGAAGTACCTTCTAATATACACCTACAACA harbors:
- the LOC134027913 gene encoding zinc finger protein 235-like, with protein sequence MSQLNTLKLFVNERLAAAAEEIFGMMEKTFTEHHVEISRLSKELDYQRRILDIALKPQLKLHRTDHQHKCSVNSPEKEISPEQQHGELKWCFSSVKEEPKAPQVKEENEEVLISPGKHNQGLEVDTQEFILSQTSVRSEDQITPPCRTLEKSEEDLPGTPTNQTKTELACKLDSIKLLQSKPHTAPYTCKICEKAFHYKGNLVRHVQLHANDAKCICGVCGESFLQSSELKSHIQFHNTLQYRLDGKPHFCKVCGRGFNKRGCLNVHMRSHMGGKSFSCHVCGKGFASRGNLAEHVRTHTGGKMYNCNDCNKRFTKCTHRVKLYCCHMCGKEVYTSEDLKKHMVIHIGEKPYSCQVCGKGVSSSTNLDKHMKIHTRK